GATTGCAATAGGAATAAGTTGCCATCATGGAAAGCCCATTCGGTATCTTGAGGTTTGCCGTAATGACCTTCCACTCTCTTAGCCATTTCAACAAGCTCGATTAATTCTTCATCGGATAAGACTCTTTCCTTCCTTAATTCTTCAGGAACATCTACTTGAATGGAGGTTCCGCCTTCCTCATTGGTGAACATGGTTTTCTTGTCACTGATTGTAACATTTAGGATTTCATTGGTATCCTTTGCTACTGCATAGTTATCAGGAGTTACAGATCCGCTAACTACAGATTCGCCAAGTCCCCATGATCCTTCAATCAAAGCAATGTTTTCACCAGTTGATGGGTTTACGGTAAACATTACACCAGCCTTATCGGAATCCACCATCTGTTGGACTACAACTGCAATGTAAACTTGAGAGTGTTCGAAGTTGTTTTCTTCCCTGTAGAAAATAGCTCTTGCTTCAAATAGGGAAGCCCAACATTTTCTTACGTATTCAATTACATTTTCCAATCCTTGAACGTGCAAGAAAGTGTCTTGCTGACCTGCAAATGAAGCTTCAGGCAAGTCTTCAGCAGTTGCAGATGAACGGATAGCCACATCTGCCTCTTCTTCTCCAACTCTTTGTGATAATTGGTTGTAAGCTTCAGTAATGTAAGTAGAAATGCCATCAGGTATAGGAGTTTCAATAATAATTCCTTTAATCTTTTCAGCTGCTTCTTGAAGCTCTTTAGTGTTGTTAATATCTACTTGGTCTAAAATATCCATAACCTTGCTAAAAATTCCAGTATCTCTCATGAACTTGTCATAAGTCTTGGAGGTTACGACAAATCCTGGAGGTACAGGAATGCCTGCTTGGGTTAATTCACCTAAATTAGCACCTTTTCCACCAGCAATACCTAAATCGTCTTTGCTTAAATCTTCAAACTTTTTAACATACATTGTTCTTCTCCTCTTTAAACAATAGTCCTTAATCAATTTTCAATAATTGAATGATAATGAGTTTGGATATTAAATTAAAGTCCAAATAAATATTTTTTATGAAAAATTTAACAATAATAATTAAAAATCATTAATGAATGATTTTAATGAATTAAAAATTAAATTATTAAATTAAAAAGAATAATTAAAAGTCAAAAGACTTATTTAATTAATTCTGCTCCTTTTTCAATGACAATTCTGCAGGATACCGGCATTTTCATACCTGCTCTTTTCAAAGCGGTTTTAGCATCTTCGAAGTTTTTAGGGTTTACGTCAATGGACATGATTTTTTGATTGGTCTTTACTAAAGCTTCTACACTGATAGCTTTACCGAAAGCGTTTCTCATACCACTTTGTACCCTGTCCGCACCTGCTCCGGTTGCCATAGGATTTTCTCTTACAATGTTGTGAGGGTATACTCTTAACTTTAAGTGGTATCCTAATCTACCAGCAGATCTTTGCATGTATCTGTTGGAAGCTACACGAGCTGCTTCTAATGCATTGTGTCTAATTTGAGCTGGTTTTTTAACTGCTAAGGATACTCTTACTGGGAAATCTTCAGATAAGTTTCCCATATCATATTGAACAATTCTGTTATTTGGTATTTTTCTAATATATTCTCTTCTTGAATAAGCACGAACCATTAATAGTCCTCCATATAATCGTAATTTAAGAATTTATTGTGTCCAAAGTATTTTCTAAATATTTCAAATATCAAATGATTTATTTAATTTCTAATCGAAACTAATCGAAAAACACAAAAATTCTTTTAAATTTTTTAAAATCGACTAAAAAAGTCGAAATAAGATTGTTCTATCAGAACAAAGAAATAATAGCTATTGCCTAAGCATGACCCCATATTAAGAAAATATAAGCTATAATT
The sequence above is drawn from the Methanobrevibacter sp. genome and encodes:
- the rplJ gene encoding 50S ribosomal protein L16, giving the protein MVRAYSRREYIRKIPNNRIVQYDMGNLSEDFPVRVSLAVKKPAQIRHNALEAARVASNRYMQRSAGRLGYHLKLRVYPHNIVRENPMATGAGADRVQSGMRNAFGKAISVEALVKTNQKIMSIDVNPKNFEDAKTALKRAGMKMPVSCRIVIEKGAELIK